One genomic window of Methanosarcina acetivorans C2A includes the following:
- a CDS encoding TIGR00304 family membrane protein, which translates to MRASEDFLRVGATVTFVGFIIVLLGIALTMLQHPASTQMGGLIMLGPIPIVFGSAPEITTNMLGLGLLIMILYLFLWKTKR; encoded by the coding sequence ATGCGTGCATCAGAAGATTTTCTAAGAGTAGGTGCAACAGTTACATTTGTTGGCTTTATCATAGTATTGTTAGGAATTGCTCTCACAATGTTACAGCATCCCGCAAGCACTCAAATGGGCGGCCTTATTATGCTCGGTCCCATCCCGATAGTATTTGGCTCTGCTCCTGAAATTACAACAAATATGCTTGGACTTGGGTTATTGATAATGATTCTTTATCTATTCCTGTGGAAGACGAAACGTTGA
- a CDS encoding TIGR00304 family membrane protein yields MEDETLIGNLLVLTGIFIILFGFLMLIIGTAIGMRENSEPGNGYSNRRDRFGMEADSGSSFGFEGSDKKAHHAEKAESRIKGGGVIMLGPIPIIFGSDGDSAKTAIFLAIILMILSLLIFRGMIF; encoded by the coding sequence GTGGAAGACGAAACGTTGATCGGAAACTTACTTGTTTTGACTGGAATTTTCATAATACTCTTCGGGTTTTTAATGCTTATAATCGGAACAGCCATAGGCATGCGCGAGAATTCCGAACCTGGAAATGGATATTCAAATAGAAGGGACCGGTTCGGAATGGAAGCTGATTCGGGAAGTTCTTTCGGTTTTGAAGGCTCCGATAAAAAAGCTCATCATGCAGAAAAAGCTGAATCAAGGATAAAGGGTGGAGGAGTAATTATGCTCGGCCCGATCCCTATAATCTTCGGAAGCGATGGAGATAGTGCAAAGACAGCAATATTCCTTGCGATAATCCTGATGATTCTCAGTCTGCTTATTTTCAGAGGTATGATCTTCTAA